Proteins found in one Falsirhodobacter algicola genomic segment:
- a CDS encoding SH3 domain-containing protein, which yields MIRMTVALSAAVYLTLLIAGQPDGAVRAGLMEAKAAPAMQTYRYIPVPEATAAVMQVTSPAAAAAPMPAAEERLPTAFVTATALNLRAGPSTSDAALDRLREGEEVSVLQTEGGWTQVRLEGGGGEGWVATRYLSGAALRMASN from the coding sequence ATGATCCGCATGACCGTCGCGCTGAGCGCCGCCGTCTATCTGACGCTGCTGATCGCGGGCCAGCCGGATGGCGCCGTCCGCGCCGGACTGATGGAGGCGAAGGCCGCCCCCGCCATGCAGACCTATCGCTACATCCCCGTCCCCGAGGCGACCGCCGCCGTGATGCAGGTCACCTCCCCCGCCGCGGCCGCCGCGCCGATGCCCGCGGCCGAGGAACGGCTGCCCACCGCCTTCGTCACCGCGACGGCGCTGAACCTGCGGGCCGGGCCGTCCACCTCCGATGCCGCGCTGGACCGCCTGCGCGAGGGGGAGGAGGTTTCCGTCCTGCAGACGGAGGGCGGCTGGACGCAGGTCCGCCTCGAAGGCGGCGGCGGCGAGGGCTGGGTCGCCACCCGTTATCTGAGCGGCGCGGCCCTGCGCATGGCCTCCAACTAG
- the parC gene encoding DNA topoisomerase IV subunit A, whose amino-acid sequence MTEDAPAPESALSFEPLSRAIGERYLTYALSTIMNRALPDARDGLKPVHRRILFAMRELRLSPSGGFRKSAKISGDVMGNYHPHGDAAIYDAMARLAQDFNVRYPLVDGQGNFGNIDGDNPAASRYTEARLTPIAETLMEGLAENAVDFRANYDGTLEEPVVMPAAFPNLLANGASGIAVGMATNIPPHNLHELIDACQAMIRTPDVSDEALIDLVPGPDFPTGGIIVEPRQQILEAYRTGRGAFRIRARWEREDLGRGNWQIVVTEIPYQVQKSKLIERLAELIQTRKVPLLADVRDESADDIRIVLEPRARTVEPDMLMGMLFKNSDLETRFSLNMNVLIDGRTPRVCSLKEVLRAFLDHRRDVLVRRSEHRLARIDHQLEVLEGLITAFLNLDRVIDIIRYDDNPKRALMAEDWGGRHPKATSEADYVSPSGQGTLSDVQAEAILNLRLRSLRRLEELELLSERDALTAEKAELQALLDSETRQWKAIGKELSGIQKSFGKATPLGARRSSFAEAGVHEDVPFEAMIEREPITVICSRMGWIRAMKGHVALDQDVKFKDGDGPRFIFHAETTDKIVLVGSNGRFYTLIGANLPGGRGMGEPVRLMVDLPNEAEISDLIVWKPGERWLIASTAGDGFILPSDEAVAQTRAGKAVLTVRDGVRTALVRPVTGDHVAVVGDNRKMLVFPVAELPEMGKGKGVRLQKYKDGGLSDAISFALADGISWRLDGGRTRRETDLSEWLGARATAGRMAPRGFPRNNRFA is encoded by the coding sequence ATGACCGAAGACGCCCCCGCCCCCGAATCCGCCCTGAGCTTCGAGCCGCTGTCGCGCGCCATCGGCGAGCGGTATCTGACCTATGCGCTGTCCACGATCATGAACCGGGCGCTGCCCGATGCGCGCGACGGGTTGAAGCCGGTGCATCGGCGCATCTTGTTCGCCATGCGCGAGCTGCGCCTGTCGCCCAGCGGCGGCTTCCGCAAATCGGCCAAGATCTCGGGCGATGTGATGGGCAACTATCACCCGCATGGTGATGCCGCGATCTATGACGCGATGGCGCGGCTGGCGCAGGATTTCAACGTCCGCTATCCGCTGGTGGACGGGCAGGGGAACTTCGGCAACATCGACGGCGACAACCCCGCCGCCTCCCGCTACACCGAGGCGCGGCTGACGCCCATCGCCGAGACGCTGATGGAAGGGCTGGCCGAGAACGCCGTCGATTTCCGCGCGAACTACGACGGCACGCTGGAAGAGCCGGTGGTGATGCCGGCGGCGTTCCCGAACCTTCTGGCCAATGGGGCCAGCGGGATCGCGGTGGGGATGGCGACGAACATCCCGCCGCACAACCTGCACGAATTGATCGACGCCTGTCAGGCGATGATCCGCACGCCGGACGTGTCCGACGAGGCGCTGATCGATCTGGTGCCCGGCCCCGATTTCCCGACCGGCGGCATCATCGTGGAGCCGCGCCAGCAGATCCTCGAGGCCTATCGCACCGGGCGGGGCGCCTTCCGCATCCGCGCCCGCTGGGAGCGGGAGGATCTGGGCCGCGGCAACTGGCAGATCGTCGTCACCGAGATCCCCTATCAGGTGCAGAAATCCAAGCTGATCGAGCGGCTGGCCGAACTGATCCAGACCCGCAAGGTGCCGCTGCTGGCCGATGTGCGCGACGAATCGGCCGACGATATCCGCATCGTGCTGGAGCCGCGCGCCCGGACGGTGGAGCCGGACATGCTGATGGGCATGCTGTTCAAGAACTCGGACCTCGAGACGCGGTTCAGCCTGAACATGAACGTGCTGATCGACGGGCGCACGCCGCGCGTCTGTTCGTTGAAGGAGGTGCTGCGCGCCTTCCTCGATCATCGCCGCGACGTGCTGGTGCGCCGGTCGGAGCATCGGCTGGCCCGGATCGATCATCAACTGGAGGTGCTGGAGGGGCTGATCACCGCCTTCCTGAACCTCGACCGGGTGATCGACATCATCCGCTACGACGACAATCCCAAGCGCGCCCTGATGGCCGAGGATTGGGGCGGCCGTCATCCCAAGGCGACGTCGGAGGCCGATTACGTCTCCCCCTCGGGGCAGGGCACGCTGAGCGATGTGCAGGCCGAGGCGATCCTGAACCTGCGCCTGCGCTCGCTCCGCCGTCTGGAGGAGTTGGAGCTTCTGTCCGAACGCGACGCGCTGACCGCCGAGAAGGCCGAGTTGCAGGCGCTGCTGGACAGCGAGACGCGCCAGTGGAAGGCCATCGGCAAGGAACTGTCGGGCATCCAGAAATCCTTCGGCAAGGCCACCCCGCTGGGCGCGCGCCGCTCCTCCTTCGCCGAGGCGGGCGTTCATGAGGACGTGCCCTTCGAGGCGATGATCGAGCGCGAGCCGATCACGGTCATCTGCTCGCGCATGGGGTGGATCCGGGCAATGAAGGGCCATGTCGCGCTGGATCAGGACGTGAAGTTCAAGGATGGCGACGGCCCGCGCTTCATCTTCCACGCCGAGACGACGGACAAGATCGTGCTCGTCGGGTCGAACGGGCGATTCTACACGCTGATCGGGGCGAACCTGCCCGGTGGGCGCGGCATGGGGGAGCCGGTGCGCCTGATGGTGGACCTGCCGAACGAGGCCGAGATTTCGGACCTGATCGTCTGGAAACCAGGCGAACGCTGGCTGATCGCCTCCACCGCGGGGGACGGGTTCATCCTGCCCTCGGACGAGGCGGTAGCGCAGACGCGGGCCGGCAAGGCGGTGCTGACGGTGCGGGACGGGGTGCGGACCGCGCTGGTGCGGCCGGTGACGGGCGATCATGTCGCCGTGGTGGGGGACAACCGGAAGATGCTGGTCTTCCCCGTAGCCGAGCTGCCGGAAATGGGCAAGGGCAAGGGCGTGCGCCTTCAGAAATACAAGGATGGCGGGCTGTCGGATGCGATCAGCTTCGCGCTGGCGGATGGCATCTCGTGGCGGCTCGATGGCGGCCGAACCCGGCGGGAGACGGATTTGTCGGAATGGCTGGGCGCCCGCGCCACCGCCGGCCGCATGGCCCCGCGCGGTTTCCCCCGCAACAACCGTTTCGCCTGA
- the tuf gene encoding elongation factor Tu: protein MAKAKFERTKPHVNIGTIGHVDHGKTTLTAAITKYFGDFRAYDQIDGAPEEKARGITISTAHVEYESETRHYAHVDCPGHADYVKNMITGAAQMDGAILVVNAADGPMPQTREHILLGRQVGIPFMVVYLNKVDQVDDEELLELVEMEVRELLSSYDYPGDDIPIIKGSALAAMEGRDPEIGENSIRALIAAVDEYIPTPARAVDQPFLMPVEDVFSISGRGTVATGRIERGVVKVGEELEIVGIRDTKKTVCTGVEMFRKLLDQGEAGDNVGLLLRGVDREGIERGQVLCKPASVKPHTKFEAEAYILTKEEGGRHTPFFANYRPQFYFRTTDVTGTVQLPEGTEMVMPGDNLKFNVELIAPIAMEEKLRFAIREGGRTVGAGVVSKIIA, encoded by the coding sequence ATGGCAAAGGCAAAGTTTGAACGGACGAAACCGCACGTCAACATCGGCACGATCGGTCACGTTGACCACGGCAAGACGACGCTGACGGCGGCGATCACGAAGTATTTCGGCGACTTCCGCGCGTATGACCAGATCGATGGCGCGCCGGAAGAGAAAGCCCGCGGGATCACGATCTCGACGGCGCACGTCGAGTACGAGTCGGAGACGCGTCACTACGCACACGTCGACTGCCCCGGCCACGCCGACTACGTGAAGAACATGATCACCGGTGCTGCCCAGATGGACGGCGCGATCCTGGTGGTGAACGCAGCCGACGGCCCGATGCCGCAGACGCGCGAGCACATCCTGCTGGGCCGTCAGGTCGGCATCCCGTTCATGGTCGTCTACCTGAACAAGGTCGACCAAGTGGACGACGAAGAGCTGCTGGAGCTGGTGGAGATGGAAGTGCGCGAGCTTCTGTCCTCCTACGACTACCCGGGCGACGACATCCCGATCATCAAAGGCTCGGCTCTGGCCGCGATGGAAGGCCGTGATCCGGAAATCGGCGAGAACTCGATCCGCGCGCTGATCGCGGCCGTGGACGAATACATCCCGACGCCGGCACGCGCCGTCGACCAGCCCTTCCTGATGCCGGTCGAAGACGTGTTCTCGATCTCGGGTCGCGGCACGGTGGCTACGGGCCGTATCGAGCGCGGCGTCGTCAAGGTCGGCGAAGAGCTGGAGATCGTCGGTATCCGCGACACCAAGAAGACGGTGTGCACGGGCGTCGAGATGTTCCGCAAGCTGCTGGACCAAGGCGAAGCGGGCGACAACGTCGGCCTGCTGCTGCGCGGTGTGGACCGCGAGGGCATCGAGCGCGGCCAAGTGCTGTGCAAGCCGGCCTCGGTGAAGCCGCACACGAAGTTCGAAGCGGAAGCCTACATCCTGACGAAGGAAGAAGGCGGTCGTCACACGCCGTTCTTCGCGAACTACCGTCCGCAGTTCTACTTCCGCACGACGGACGTCACGGGCACCGTGCAGCTGCCGGAAGGCACCGAGATGGTGATGCCGGGCGACAACCTGAAGTTCAACGTCGAACTGATCGCCCCGATCGCCATGGAAGAGAAGCTGCGCTTCGCTATCCGTGAAGGCGGCCGCACCGTCGGCGCCGGCGTCGTGTCGAAAATCATCGCCTGA
- the secE gene encoding preprotein translocase subunit SecE yields MANPMQFIQQVRTEVGKVVWPTRREVTLTTVMVLVLAALTATFFSLMDVGIRTALSAILAAF; encoded by the coding sequence ATGGCAAATCCGATGCAGTTCATCCAGCAGGTCCGCACCGAGGTGGGCAAGGTCGTCTGGCCGACGCGCCGCGAGGTGACGCTGACCACGGTGATGGTGCTGGTCCTTGCCGCACTGACGGCGACCTTCTTCTCGCTGATGGATGTGGGCATCCGCACGGCGCTGTCGGCGATTCTGGCGGCGTTCTGA
- the nusG gene encoding transcription termination/antitermination protein NusG, with the protein MAKRWYSVSVLSNFEKKIAEQIKQAVVEAGLEDEIEEVVVPTEDVIEVRRGKKVTSERRFMPGYVLVRMEMTNRGYHLITSINRVTGFLGPQGRPMPMRDAEVNDILNRTDVTGEAAAPRNLIRYQVGETVNVTDGPFEGFAGQVEDVDDDNSRLKVTVSIFGRATPVELEFTQVSKVS; encoded by the coding sequence ATGGCGAAGCGTTGGTATTCGGTGAGCGTCCTCTCGAACTTCGAGAAGAAGATTGCCGAGCAGATCAAGCAAGCCGTGGTGGAAGCCGGCCTCGAGGATGAGATCGAGGAGGTCGTCGTCCCGACCGAGGACGTGATCGAGGTCCGTCGCGGCAAGAAGGTGACGAGCGAGCGGCGCTTCATGCCCGGCTATGTGCTGGTGCGCATGGAGATGACGAATCGCGGCTATCACCTCATCACCTCCATCAACCGGGTGACGGGGTTCCTCGGTCCGCAGGGGCGCCCGATGCCCATGCGCGACGCCGAGGTGAACGACATCCTGAACCGCACCGATGTAACGGGCGAGGCGGCGGCGCCGCGGAACCTGATCCGCTATCAGGTCGGCGAAACGGTGAACGTCACCGACGGCCCGTTCGAGGGCTTCGCCGGTCAGGTCGAGGATGTGGACGACGACAACTCGCGCCTGAAGGTGACGGTGTCGATCTTCGGCCGCGCGACGCCGGTCGAATTGGAATTCACTCAGGTGTCGAAAGTCAGCTGA
- the rplK gene encoding 50S ribosomal protein L11: MAKKIIGQLKLQVKAGQANPSPPVGPALGQRGLNIMAFVKEFNAKTADIEPGTPTPTIITYYQDKSFSLELKTAPASYMLKKAAGLPSVGKRNRPKGSEKPGRETAGSVTVAQIRTIAEAKMKDLNANSVEAAMQIILGSAKSCGIEVKG, from the coding sequence ATGGCCAAGAAGATCATTGGGCAGCTGAAGCTGCAAGTCAAAGCGGGGCAAGCCAACCCGTCCCCGCCCGTCGGCCCGGCACTGGGTCAGCGCGGTCTGAACATCATGGCCTTCGTGAAGGAATTCAACGCGAAGACCGCCGATATCGAGCCGGGCACGCCCACGCCGACCATCATCACCTACTACCAGGACAAGTCGTTCAGCCTCGAGCTGAAGACGGCGCCGGCGTCGTACATGCTGAAGAAGGCCGCTGGCCTTCCGTCGGTGGGCAAGCGCAACCGTCCGAAAGGTTCGGAAAAGCCGGGCCGCGAGACCGCGGGCAGCGTGACCGTTGCGCAGATCCGCACGATCGCCGAAGCGAAGATGAAGGACCTGAACGCCAACTCCGTGGAAGCTGCGATGCAGATCATCCTCGGTTCGGCCAAGTCCTGCGGCATCGAGGTCAAGGGGTAA
- the rplA gene encoding 50S ribosomal protein L1 yields MAIGKRTKAARTAFDGKDMISVEDAVKLIKGTATAKFDETLEIAMNLGVDPRHADQMVRGVVTLPNGTGKTVRVAVFARGAKADEAKAAGADIVGAEDLMESIQSGNIDFDRCIATPDMMPLVGRLGKILGPRNLMPNPKVGTVTMDVATAVGNAKGGEVQFKVEKAGVIHAGIGKVSFDEAKLAENVRAFVEAVSRAKPAGAKGTYVKKVSLSSTMGPGVSLDLASATGN; encoded by the coding sequence ATGGCCATTGGTAAACGTACGAAAGCCGCTCGCACCGCCTTTGACGGCAAGGACATGATCTCCGTCGAGGATGCGGTGAAGCTGATCAAGGGCACGGCTACGGCCAAGTTCGACGAGACGCTGGAAATCGCGATGAACCTCGGTGTCGATCCGCGTCACGCCGACCAGATGGTCCGCGGCGTGGTCACGCTGCCGAACGGCACGGGCAAGACCGTCCGCGTCGCCGTGTTCGCGCGCGGCGCGAAAGCGGACGAAGCGAAAGCCGCTGGTGCCGACATCGTGGGCGCCGAAGACCTGATGGAATCCATCCAGTCCGGCAACATCGACTTCGACCGTTGCATCGCGACGCCGGACATGATGCCGCTGGTCGGTCGTCTGGGTAAGATCCTCGGCCCGCGCAACCTGATGCCGAACCCCAAGGTCGGCACGGTGACGATGGACGTGGCGACCGCCGTGGGCAACGCCAAAGGCGGCGAAGTTCAGTTCAAGGTCGAAAAGGCCGGCGTCATCCATGCCGGTATCGGCAAGGTGTCGTTCGACGAGGCCAAGCTGGCCGAGAACGTCCGCGCCTTCGTGGAAGCCGTGTCGCGCGCGAAACCCGCGGGCGCCAAGGGCACCTATGTCAAGAAGGTCTCGCTCTCCTCGACCATGGGTCCGGGCGTGTCGCTGGATCTGGCATCGGCCACGGGCAACTGA
- the rplJ gene encoding 50S ribosomal protein L10 encodes MDRAQKEQVVEELGQIFESSGVVVVAHYAGLTVAQMQDLRARMREVGGSVRVAKNKLAKIALEGKPAAAMGDLLTGMTVLTYSEDPVAAAKVADAYAKTTDKFVILGGAMGETVLDPAGVKAVAAMPSREELIASIVGCIGAPASNIAGAIGAPASNIAGILSTLEEREAA; translated from the coding sequence GTGGATAGAGCCCAGAAAGAGCAAGTGGTCGAGGAACTCGGCCAGATCTTCGAAAGCTCTGGCGTGGTGGTCGTTGCACACTATGCAGGTCTGACGGTTGCACAGATGCAGGATCTGCGCGCGCGTATGCGCGAAGTTGGCGGATCCGTACGCGTTGCCAAGAACAAGCTCGCCAAGATCGCCCTTGAAGGGAAACCCGCCGCTGCGATGGGTGACCTGCTTACGGGCATGACCGTTCTGACCTATTCCGAGGATCCTGTCGCTGCTGCGAAGGTCGCGGATGCCTATGCCAAGACGACGGACAAGTTCGTCATTCTTGGTGGCGCCATGGGGGAGACGGTTCTGGATCCGGCCGGTGTGAAAGCCGTGGCCGCTATGCCGTCGCGTGAGGAGCTCATTGCTTCGATCGTCGGCTGCATCGGCGCGCCCGCCTCGAACATCGCTGGTGCCATCGGCGCGCCTGCTTCGAACATCGCCGGCATCCTCTCCACCCTGGAGGAGCGGGAAGCCGCCTGA
- the rplL gene encoding 50S ribosomal protein L7/L12 translates to MADLKALAEQIVNLTLLEAQELKTILKDEYGIEPAAGGAVMMAGPAAGAAAPAEEEKTEFDVVLTDAGANKINVIKEVRGITGLGLKEAKDLVEAGGKIKEGVAKAEAEDMKKKLEAAGAKAELR, encoded by the coding sequence ATGGCTGATCTGAAAGCACTCGCTGAGCAAATCGTGAACCTCACGCTGCTCGAAGCCCAAGAACTGAAAACGATCCTCAAGGACGAATACGGCATCGAGCCGGCTGCCGGTGGCGCCGTCATGATGGCCGGTCCGGCTGCTGGCGCTGCTGCTCCGGCCGAGGAAGAGAAAACCGAATTCGACGTCGTCCTGACCGACGCCGGCGCCAACAAGATCAACGTGATCAAAGAAGTGCGCGGCATCACCGGTCTTGGCCTGAAAGAAGCCAAGGACCTGGTCGAAGCCGGTGGCAAGATCAAAGAAGGCGTGGCGAAAGCCGAAGCCGAAGACATGAAGAAAAAGCTGGAAGCAGCCGGCGCGAAAGCCGAACTGCGCTGA